From a region of the Mauremys mutica isolate MM-2020 ecotype Southern chromosome 12, ASM2049712v1, whole genome shotgun sequence genome:
- the C12H6orf47 gene encoding uncharacterized protein C6orf47 homolog, with protein sequence MSLTRAKAWLTKLRWWGPEAGQEGGPTEAPRKSQRWGARRLLALIGWGSAGAPGPAPGEGLFSRVSQVPQYLSPHQPPADIPEHFQICFNFARHLFDLCVVTLLCACSPAFRLLLDILGFRGPLKVWLHGLATFLVTTYGMYLALWLVQKYLLQFACLYGFLQTLVLCVSIRAAEEEGESGGGPGGVDPSGGAEAERTE encoded by the coding sequence ATGTCCCTAACCAGAGCCAAGGCCTGGCTGACAAAACTGCGCTGGTGGGGGCCCGAGGCAGGACAAGAGGGCGGGCCGACGGAGGCCCCCCGGAAATCCCAGCGGTGGGGCGCCCGGCGCCTCCTGGCTCTGATCGGATGGGGAAGCGccggggccccgggccccgccccgggaGAGGGCCTCTTCTCTAGGGTCTCCCAGGTCCCTCAGTATCTGTCCCCCCACCAGCCGCCGGCCGACATCCCGGAGCATTTCCAGATCTGTTTCAACTTCGCCCGGCACCTCTTTGACCTCTGCGTGGTGACTCTGCTCTGCGCCTGCTCCCCGGCTTTCCGGCTGCTCCTGGATAttctggggttcagggggccCCTGAAAGTCTGGCTCCACGGACTGGCCACCTTCCTTGTCACCACCTACGGGATGTACCTGGCCCTGTGGCTGGTCCAGAAATATCTGCTGCAGTTCGCCTGCCTTTACGGCTTCCTGCAGACGCTGGTGCTGTGTGTGAGCATCCGGGCCgccgaggaggagggggagagcggGGGCGGCCCGGGGGGAGTGGACCCCAGCGGTGGGGCAGAGGCAGAGAGGACGGAGTGa
- the APOM gene encoding apolipoprotein M isoform X1, producing MLQRTWSYLLYLYGALISALSPCAPPAPLPASGLDRDQFPRQYLGTWHFIAAAAATPAALETFAGIDGSVFHMGQGPQPQRLQLRAALRLKSGGCVPRSWIYLLNEGSTDLATEGRPGMRTELFSSKCPDTIIVQETDRDYQRILLYSRTPHLADDCIEDFRNQAYCLDMEEFLLIPRSQDTCQLQDS from the exons ATGCTCCAGCGCACCTGGTCCTACCTGCTGTACCTGTATGGGGCCCTGATCAGCGCCCTGAGCCCATGCgcgccccctgccccgctgccAGCCAGCGGGCTGGACCGGGACCAG TTCCCCCGGCAGTACCTGGGCACCTGGCACTTCATCGCCGCCGCAGCAGCCACCCCTGCTGCCCTGGAGACCTTCGCAGGCATCGACGGCTCCGTCTTCCACATggggcagggcccccagccccagcgcctGCAGCTCCGCGCCGCCCTCCGCCT gaaaTCAGGGGGCTGCGTGCCCAGATCATGGATTTATCTGCTTAACGAAGGGAGCACCGACCTGGCCACAGAAG GGCGGCCGGGGATGAGGACTGAGCTGTTCTCCAGCAAGTGTCCAGACACCATCATTGTCCAGGAAACCGACCGAGACTATCAAAGGATCCTGCTGTACT cccgcaCCCCCCACCTGGCTGACGACTGCATTGAGGATTTCCGGAACCAAGCGTACTGCCTGGACATGGAAGAATTCCTGCTTATCCCCCGCAGCCAAG ACACCTGCCAGCTTCAGGATTCCTGA
- the APOM gene encoding apolipoprotein M isoform X2 — translation MLQRTWSYLLYLYGALISALSPCAPPAPLPASGLDRDQYLGTWHFIAAAAATPAALETFAGIDGSVFHMGQGPQPQRLQLRAALRLKSGGCVPRSWIYLLNEGSTDLATEGRPGMRTELFSSKCPDTIIVQETDRDYQRILLYSRTPHLADDCIEDFRNQAYCLDMEEFLLIPRSQDTCQLQDS, via the exons ATGCTCCAGCGCACCTGGTCCTACCTGCTGTACCTGTATGGGGCCCTGATCAGCGCCCTGAGCCCATGCgcgccccctgccccgctgccAGCCAGCGGGCTGGACCGGGACCAG TACCTGGGCACCTGGCACTTCATCGCCGCCGCAGCAGCCACCCCTGCTGCCCTGGAGACCTTCGCAGGCATCGACGGCTCCGTCTTCCACATggggcagggcccccagccccagcgcctGCAGCTCCGCGCCGCCCTCCGCCT gaaaTCAGGGGGCTGCGTGCCCAGATCATGGATTTATCTGCTTAACGAAGGGAGCACCGACCTGGCCACAGAAG GGCGGCCGGGGATGAGGACTGAGCTGTTCTCCAGCAAGTGTCCAGACACCATCATTGTCCAGGAAACCGACCGAGACTATCAAAGGATCCTGCTGTACT cccgcaCCCCCCACCTGGCTGACGACTGCATTGAGGATTTCCGGAACCAAGCGTACTGCCTGGACATGGAAGAATTCCTGCTTATCCCCCGCAGCCAAG ACACCTGCCAGCTTCAGGATTCCTGA